The following are encoded together in the Flavobacteriales bacterium genome:
- a CDS encoding SH3 domain-containing protein — MKLIRIFLLLFVSASTFGQDFVCFEFNEQARISSNTGLNLRAEPNSSSEVLAKIPFWQLVDLCGLAYVADTINGLIGNWTKVRYGEVKGYVFDAYLVPIDSSHVKDKDFRIMQEQASCSAINYDPSLFWYGLYRFAKYDTIIPVEIEFERNHVDSDPREEIGGVRTQYSDSLFSYLLIGFRDSIEVNSVFNGGISQKTLYPGQRISVWAHTDKCEVTDKTSVDLIAIGDVEDVQYCPIITGYDLRLRNRWGEPLIQGLVKSVSYAGECGMPAIYWFGDLDGDKRPDLVLMGATNSRYDLHLFLSTQAKGNELVGLVDKWTACNCH; from the coding sequence ATGAAACTGATCCGTATTTTTCTTCTTCTATTCGTTTCCGCTTCTACGTTCGGTCAAGATTTTGTCTGCTTCGAGTTCAATGAGCAAGCTCGAATCAGTTCAAATACTGGATTAAACTTAAGAGCCGAACCAAACAGTAGTTCTGAGGTCCTAGCGAAAATCCCTTTTTGGCAATTGGTTGACCTGTGTGGGCTTGCGTACGTGGCGGATACGATAAACGGGCTTATTGGAAATTGGACCAAGGTCAGGTATGGAGAAGTAAAGGGATATGTGTTTGATGCCTATCTGGTTCCGATAGACTCCTCTCATGTCAAGGATAAGGATTTCAGAATAATGCAAGAACAAGCATCCTGTTCTGCAATCAATTATGATCCATCCCTGTTCTGGTATGGTTTATACCGGTTTGCTAAGTACGATACAATTATCCCAGTTGAAATTGAGTTTGAACGGAATCATGTTGATTCTGACCCAAGAGAAGAAATAGGAGGAGTAAGGACCCAATATTCGGATTCTTTGTTTTCATATCTGCTGATTGGGTTTCGTGATTCTATTGAGGTAAATAGTGTGTTCAATGGCGGGATTTCACAGAAGACCCTGTATCCAGGACAAAGAATTTCTGTTTGGGCGCACACAGACAAATGTGAGGTTACAGACAAAACATCGGTGGATCTTATTGCTATCGGGGATGTTGAGGATGTTCAATATTGTCCGATAATAACTGGATATGATTTAAGACTTCGGAATCGTTGGGGTGAACCGCTTATTCAAGGGTTGGTAAAGTCGGTCAGCTATGCAGGAGAGTGTGGTATGCCAGCGATCTATTGGTTTGGAGACTTGGATGGGGATAAGCGACCAGATTTAGTACTTATGGGCGCAACGAATTCTAGGTACGATTTGCATTTGTTTTTAAGTACTCAAGCTAAGGGAAACGAGTTGGTAGGACTTGTCGATAAGTGGACAGCGTGTAACTGTCATTAG
- a CDS encoding ribose-phosphate pyrophosphokinase, with the protein MPFNVKLFTGEATQYLSEKIAESYGQPLSNQTTLRFKDGEFEPCFEESIRGDDVFIIQSTFPPGDNLLELLLMIDAAKRASAKRIVAVIPYFGWARQDRKVKPRVPIGAKLMADLLEAAGVTRVMTMDLHADQIQGFFDVPVDHLFGSYLFLDHLKNTMDLENLVMATPDVGGTRRANAYAKALNVDLAICYKQRKVANQVADMTVIGDVEGKDVVLVDDIIDTGGTLCKAAEMMLEHGARTVRACITHPLLSGNAHDNITNSKLTELVTTDTIPLRQENNKITVLSVAPLFADVIKKAHNYESISTKFIF; encoded by the coding sequence ATGCCTTTTAACGTCAAGCTGTTTACTGGTGAAGCCACCCAGTATCTTTCGGAGAAGATTGCCGAGAGTTATGGGCAGCCGCTGAGCAATCAGACCACATTGCGTTTCAAGGATGGTGAATTTGAGCCTTGTTTTGAAGAATCTATTCGTGGAGATGATGTTTTTATCATTCAATCCACGTTTCCTCCAGGCGATAATTTGCTTGAATTGCTTTTGATGATCGATGCTGCAAAGCGCGCATCAGCCAAAAGAATTGTTGCGGTTATCCCTTATTTCGGATGGGCTCGTCAGGACAGAAAAGTGAAGCCCCGCGTGCCAATTGGCGCCAAGTTGATGGCCGATCTTTTGGAAGCTGCTGGTGTGACTCGTGTGATGACGATGGATCTGCATGCCGATCAGATCCAGGGATTTTTTGATGTTCCAGTAGATCACCTTTTTGGGTCATACTTGTTCTTAGATCACCTTAAGAACACCATGGATCTTGAAAACTTGGTGATGGCAACACCCGATGTTGGTGGTACCAGAAGAGCAAATGCTTACGCTAAGGCGTTGAATGTTGACCTTGCCATCTGCTACAAGCAACGAAAAGTGGCCAACCAAGTGGCAGACATGACCGTTATCGGTGATGTGGAAGGAAAAGATGTTGTCCTTGTCGATGACATTATTGATACAGGAGGCACGCTTTGTAAAGCTGCCGAAATGATGTTGGAGCACGGAGCAAGAACTGTTCGGGCTTGCATCACTCATCCATTGCTTTCTGGAAATGCACACGATAACATTACCAATTCTAAATTGACTGAGTTGGTTACGACAGATACCATTCCTCTCAGACAGGAAAACAATAAGATAACGGTGCTATCCGTAGCGCCACTTTTTGCTGATGTGATCAAAAAGGCTCACAATTACGAGTCCATCAGCACCAAATTCATTTTTTAA
- the pth gene encoding aminoacyl-tRNA hydrolase codes for MKYLIVGLGNMGSEYAETRHNIGFKIVDALAKASTSSFKPSRLGDMCEVKHKGRTFVLVKPSTYMNLSGKAVQYWMAETKVPIDKVLIITDDIALETGMIRIRSKGSDGGHNGLKSINQVLGRQDYPRLRFGVGNDFGKGQQVDYVLGEWTKEDLDIINPKIEKAVEAIKAFGTMELGFVMSQFNG; via the coding sequence ATGAAGTACCTCATTGTTGGATTGGGGAACATGGGCAGCGAGTATGCCGAAACCCGTCACAACATAGGATTTAAGATAGTGGACGCCTTGGCTAAGGCGTCCACTTCTAGTTTTAAGCCCAGCCGTTTGGGCGATATGTGCGAAGTGAAACACAAAGGCCGAACTTTTGTACTCGTAAAACCGAGCACTTACATGAATCTGAGCGGAAAAGCTGTCCAGTATTGGATGGCAGAAACAAAGGTTCCTATCGATAAGGTTCTGATAATTACAGATGATATTGCCTTGGAAACAGGCATGATCCGCATTCGGTCAAAAGGAAGCGATGGTGGTCATAACGGACTAAAAAGCATCAACCAAGTTCTTGGACGACAGGATTATCCGCGTTTGCGTTTTGGAGTAGGAAACGATTTCGGTAAAGGCCAACAAGTGGATTACGTGCTTGGCGAATGGACCAAGGAAGACCTCGACATCATCAACCCGAAAATTGAAAAAGCCGTTGAAGCCATCAAGGCTTTCGGCACCATGGAACTTGGCTTTGTGATGAGCCAGTTTAATGGTTAA
- a CDS encoding dCMP deaminase family protein, translating to MEEGFIKYDNPEKQERYDRAYLRMALEWARLSHCQRRQVGAIIVKEGQIIADGYNGTPSGFDNCCETETGETHWYVLHAEANAIMKVARSMNSARDSTLYLTLSPCKDCSKLVHQAGIKRLVFINGYKDMSGVEFLKEAGVEVVQLPDVMIQ from the coding sequence ATGGAAGAAGGATTCATTAAGTACGATAACCCCGAAAAACAAGAGCGTTACGACCGTGCATATTTGCGGATGGCGCTGGAATGGGCAAGACTTTCGCATTGCCAACGAAGACAAGTTGGGGCAATCATTGTAAAAGAAGGGCAGATCATTGCCGATGGTTACAATGGCACTCCGTCTGGTTTTGACAATTGCTGCGAAACCGAAACGGGCGAAACACACTGGTATGTGCTGCATGCTGAGGCTAACGCCATTATGAAAGTGGCAAGATCAATGAACAGCGCACGCGATTCTACGTTGTATTTAACGCTTTCTCCTTGCAAGGATTGTAGCAAGTTGGTGCATCAGGCCGGAATAAAGCGCTTGGTTTTCATAAATGGTTATAAGGATATGAGTGGCGTGGAATTTTTGAAAGAAGCAGGCGTTGAAGTGGTTCAATTACCTGATGTGATGATTCAATGA
- a CDS encoding 50S ribosomal protein L25, protein MESISISGSKRKSLGKADAKAARNAGLVPCIVYGGKEEVHVQIDERAFNKLVYTPDQYIVNLDVDGDVYSVIMKAIQYHPVSDRIIHVDFQELAGRPIKTTLPILTKGQARGVLSGGRLRVVRKNVKVQGLPDAMPSVIELDISGLRIGKAIKIGDLSIPGVTFLADPGQIIVAVRMKRGAMVEDNDEEEAGTDGAEAPAEGGEAPAEAAE, encoded by the coding sequence ATGGAATCGATCTCAATATCAGGATCAAAAAGGAAGTCCCTCGGGAAAGCCGATGCAAAAGCCGCTAGAAACGCAGGCTTGGTTCCATGCATCGTCTACGGAGGTAAAGAAGAAGTTCACGTTCAAATTGATGAGCGTGCATTCAATAAATTGGTTTACACACCAGACCAATATATCGTCAATCTAGATGTAGATGGTGATGTGTATTCAGTAATAATGAAGGCGATTCAATATCATCCAGTTAGCGACCGGATAATTCATGTGGATTTTCAGGAATTGGCCGGACGTCCTATCAAAACAACCTTGCCTATCCTAACTAAAGGACAAGCACGTGGTGTTCTTTCAGGTGGTCGTTTGCGAGTAGTAAGAAAAAACGTAAAAGTTCAAGGTTTGCCAGATGCAATGCCTAGCGTAATTGAACTTGACATATCAGGTCTACGAATCGGAAAAGCAATCAAAATCGGTGATCTTTCTATTCCAGGAGTCACTTTCCTTGCAGATCCAGGTCAAATCATTGTTGCGGTTCGAATGAAACGTGGTGCGATGGTGGAAGACAACGATGAGGAAGAGGCTGGCACTGATGGTGCTGAGGCACCTGCCGAAGGTGGAGAAGCTCCAGCAGAAGCAGCTGAATAA